The window ACGCCGTCGGCGACCGCGACGGCGACCCGCCGTTGTGGCTCCGGGCGGCCCACCGTGCCGCCTACTGGACGGTGTACCGCCCCGTGTTGGACGATCTCGGGCTCAAGCGCGCGAAGAACGTCTACACAGGGGGTGGGCCGTTGGGTGAAGACCACTTCGAGTTCTACCACGCGATGGGGGTGTCGCTGAAACAGATCTGGGGGCAGTCGGAGGTGTGTGGCTTCGTCACGATGCACCGCGAGGACGACGTGGACGTCGAGACCGTCGGCGAGGTGTTCCCGAACGTGGAGGTGGGGATCACGCCCGGCGGGGAACTGCTCGTGCGTGGACCGGTCGTCACGTCCGGCTACTACGGCATGCCCGAGAAGACGGAGGAGGCGATGGAGGACGGCTGGCTCCACACGGACGACTTCGGCGAACTCACCGACGACGGCCACGTCGTCGTGTTCGACCGGATGGACGACGTGTTGGAGCTGACCGACGGCACCGCGGTCGCGCCGATCAGCGTCGAGACGAAGCTGAAGTTCGACCCGTACGTCAAGGAGGCGATGGTGGTCGGCGACGGCCGCGACGAGCTCGCGGCCGTGCTCAACCTCCGGTACGACAACGTCGCGGAGTGGGCCGACCAACGCGACATCCAGTACACGGGCTACCACGACCTCACCCAGAAGCCGCCCGTGTTGGAGCTGTTGCGGCAGGTCGTCGCCGACACCAACGCCGAACTGGACCACCCGGTCGAACGGTTCGTCGTCCTGTTCAAACAGTTCGACGCCGACGACGGTGAGCTCACCCGCACCGGCAAGCTCCGACGGGAGGTGGTCGTCGAACGGTACGACGACCTCGTCGAAGGGTTGTTCGACGGCAGCGACGAGATCGACCTGGACGTGACTGTCACCTACCAGGACGGTCGAGAGTCGACGGAGCGAGGGACCATCCGCGTCGTCGACGCCGACCGACCAGTCGAACGCGGCGACGGTGTCGTCGACGCGGAGGTAAGGGGTGAGTAGATGTCGGAGCTGAGTACGTTCTTCGACATCGCCGTCTCCGGGGTCGGGCTGGGGGCGTTGTACGCACTCGTCGCCATGGGCTTCTCGCTCATCTACAAGGTGACGGGGGTGCTCAACTTCGCTCAGGGACAGATCGCGATGGTGGGCGCCTACAGCGTCGTGATCTTCGGCACCACGTCGTTGCTGCCGACGGCGCTGCCGGCGGCAGCGGCGCTCGGCGTCACCATCCTCGTCGGGCTCCTCTTGGGGCTCGCGTTAGAACGGGTCGTGTTCCGACCGTTCATCGGCGAGCCGGTGTTGTCGATCATCATCGTCACGCTGGCGCTGGGGTCGATCCTGGAGGGGTCGATCGCGTTCCTGTTCGGTCGGAACTTCAAGGCGTACCCGAGTGCGCTCACGGTCGACTGGAGCGTGTCGCTCCCGCTCGGCGCCTCGATCCAGGGAGCGTACGCCATGGCGGTCGTCGCGGCGCTGGCGGTCGTGGGACTACTGATCGCCTTCTTCAAGCGGTCCGTCGTCGGGTCGATCCTCCGGGCGTCTGCCAGCGACGAGCAGGCGGCGATGGCGCTGGGTGTCTCGATCGAACGGACGGTCGCGCTCGCGTGGACGATCTCGATCACGATCACCGCAATCGGCGGGATTCTGCTGGCGGTGTCCAGCGGCGGTGCGGCGTTCTCCATCGAGACGACCGGGATCATCATCTTCGCGGCCGTCGTGTTCGGCGGACTCGACAGTATCCTCGGGGCGTTCGTCGGCTCGATCGTCGTCGGACTGCTCCAGGAGCTCGGCTCCTACTACCTGGAGGGTGGCACCGCGGTGTTCCTCCCGGGTACTGGTATCCAGGCGAACCTCGGCGCCGGCTTCGGCGAGATTCTCCCCATGCTGTTCCTGCTGGCGGTGATCGTCGTGAAGCCGTACGGACTGTTCGGCACCGAACGTATCGAGAGGCTCTGAGGATGAGACAGACACCACACACACCACCGACACGACACACACTCGCAGAGACACGCCCGAGACGCACCGCCGACGACCGGACAGCGACGACGGAGTCTCGCGGCCGAACACGCTGGGACGGAGGGAGCCGTGCCCTGCGGTGAGTACTTCACCGACTACGAGTCCCGGATGGGGCTGTTCCGGTGGCGTATCCAACGGATCGCGCTCGTCGCCGGGCTGCCGATCCCGTTCCTCGTGCCGCTCCTGGCCGAGGGAGGGACGCTCACGCTGCTGTCACAGGCGTACATCTTCGCCGTCGCGGTGCTGGGACTGAACGTGATCTTGGGGTACGCGGGGGAGATCGTCCTCGCACAGGGGGCGTTCATGGCCATCGGCGCGTACACGACCAGCCGGATCGTGACGACCGGTGTCGGGCTGTTGCCGGCGTTGGCAGCCGGTGGGGCGGTGGCGGCGACCGTCGCCGTTGGCTTCGGACTCCCCTCCTTCCGAGTGAAGGGGTTCTACATCGCCATCTCCACGCTCGCGCTCCAGTTCGTCTCCGAGTGGTTCTTCAACAACGGCCAGGCGGCCTGGATCCACGGCGGCTCACAACAGCAGTTGCCGTCGTCCGTCGGGCTCGTCGGCCCGTTCCTGGAGGTCTCCGGGACGAACGCGAAGTACTACCTCGCGCTCGTCGCGATGCTCGTGTTCGCGTTGTTGTCGTTGAACCTCTCCCGGACGGGAATCGGCAAGACCCTGCGTGCGATCCACGAGAACGACCTCTCGGCGGCGGTGCTGGGCGTGGACGTGTTCCGGAACAAGCTCGTCGCGTTCGCGCTTGGCGGGTTCGCCGTCGGCGTCGCCGGCGGGCTGTACGGCTACCAGATCGGCTTCATCTCGCCCGGTTACTTCACGCTGAGCCTGACGCTGGAACACTACGTGATGCTGTTGTTCGGCGGGCTCGGCTACGTCTGGGGGGCGTTGCTGGGCGTCGGTGTCGTCACCGTCGTCCAGGAGTACCTCCGGCAGATCCTGGGTGTCGCCGCAGACCTGACCGGGCTCAACGCCACCGCGACCGTCCCGGTGTTCTTCGGTAGCATCATCATCGTCGTGTTGGCGGTGGAGCCCCGGGGCGTCCTCGCCGCGCTCGGGAAGGTGAAAGAGTACCTCCAGCAGTGGCCGTTCGCGTACGACTGACCGACGCCGTCCGGTCGGCGCCGGCCCCCGGTTTTATGCCGTCTGCAAACCCCACGAAAGACGATGTACGACACGGAGACACTGACGGCGCTCCGGGAACAGCTCGCGGCAGTCGCAGACCACGACCTCTACCGCGACCGGTTCGCCGACGCGGGTGTACAGCCCGCCGACGTCGAGACCTGGGCGGCGTTCGAGTCGGTTCCGTTCACGACCGCCGAGGACCTGGTCGACGACTTCGAGGCCGACCCGCCGACGGGGTCGACGTACGACGGCGCGGCGATGGTGACGTTCTCGCCGATGGGTGACGGGCTCCGGCCCGTGATCGACACGACGGGAGACATCGGCCACCAGGCGGAGGCGAACGCGGAGGTGCTGCGACGGGCGGGTGTCGCCCCGGACGACCGGGTCGCCGTCACCTTCGGCTACGACCTGTTCGGGACGGGGTACGTGTTCCACCGGGCCTTGGAGGAACTCGGCGCGGAGGTGTTCCCGCTCGGGCCCGGTGACTCCGAGCAGACGGCGGCGACGATCCAGCAGTTCGACCTCGACGGACTCGTCGGGAACCCGAGCTTCGCGCTGAAGCTCGGGGAGGCAGGTGCGCGCGTCGACACGTTCCTCGGCGCCGGCGAGCCGTTCACCTCCGTTCCCGGTCGCCGCGCGGCGGTGAAAAACGCCTTAGACGCGACGACGGCCGTCGATTACTTCGGCACCCGGCACGCGATGCCAGTCGCGGCCGAGACGGCGGCCGAAGACGGGTTGGTGGTGTGTTCCGACTACGCCGTCGTGGAGATCGTCGATCCGGACACGGGTGAGCGACTGGAGCCGGGTGAGCGCGGTGAACTCGTCGTCACACACACCGCCAAGGAGGGGGTGCCGTTGGTTCGGTACCGCACGGGTGACCTCGCAGACCTGGCGGTCCGAGACGGCACCGTCGTCCTCCCGGACGGGGTCGTCGGCCGGACGGACGAACGCCTGAAGGTGAAGGGGGTGAAGCTGTACCCCGAGAGCGTCGAGACGGTACTCGCGGGGTTCGACGATCTCACCGGAGAGTACCGGGTGACGGTATCACGGCCGGAGACGACCGACCGTCTCGAAGTGGTCTGTGAGGGGGACGCGGACACGGACCGACTGCGGGCGGCACTGAGCGACCGACTGCTCGTCGCCCCCGACGGGGTGCGGACGGTCGCGGAGCTGGACGAGCCAGGTGTCGTCGACGACCGGGTGTAGCGACGGCTGGTCGCGGTCAGTCGACGAACAGATGTAGCGACGGGTGGCCGCGGTCAGTCGACGACCGGGTGTAGCGACGGGTGGCCGCGGTCAGTCGACGAGTCGGTAGACGCCGGTGCCGGTAGCACACACCGTGTCGTCTGCGACCACCTCGACGCGAGCGACACCAGTGCTGGTGCCGGCGCGCTCCACCGTCGCGGTCGCCGACAGCGGTGCCCGCGGGGCCGCCTCGAGGTAGTTCACCCGCAGGTCGACTGTCGGCGTGTACGCCCCACACAGTCCGACGAACACGGCCGCGCCCGTGAGGTCGACGGTCGTGCTGAGGGCACCGCCGTGCAGCACCCCCCGGTCCGGGTCGCCGACCAACTCCTCTCGGAACGGGACCGTCACGACCGCACGCTCCTCGGTGACCTCCTCGACGTGCACGTCCAACGCACGGTGGAGTGGGAGGCGTTCGTACAGCCGACGCACCGTCTCCGTGCGGGTCTCCGTGTCGTCGTCGGCGTTGGCCTCACCGTCGCCGTGAGTGTCTGTCACACGTCGTCACACACCGACCAGGCGTGTAAAGCTCCGGGCGAACGCTACCGTCCGAGGAACCGTTCGGCGGCACCCCGAAACAGTTGTGTGGTCGCCTCCGTCGACAGCGACCGCGAGAGGAGGTGCCGTCGCTCGTCGGCGTACGAGTGTGGGACGTTCGGGTAGTCCGAACCGTACACGATCTGCCCCGCCAGCTCCTCGAACACCGCGTCCGGCACGTCGTCGGGCTCGTAGTCGACGCCGACGGCCGCAGCGGCGTCGGCCGCGGTCGGCGAGCAGGCGAACGCCGTGTCGAGGAAGACGGTGTCGTGGTCTCGGGCCAACTCGACGAACGCCGGCCAGTCGTACGTCCCGAGGTGGGCACACAGGACCCGCAGCTCCGGGTGCCGCTCGACGACACGCTCGAACGCCTCGACGCCGACGTGTGGAGAGTCGAGCGACGCCGGGGCGGTTCCGGCGTGGAACAACGCCGGCCGACCACGCTCGGCGGCGGCCGCGAGCGCTCCCTCGATTCGGGGGTCCGCCGGGCCGAACCCCTGAACCGGACACTGGATCTTCAGCCCACGCGCTCCGGCGTCGAACGCCGCCTGGACGGTCGCTCGGGGGTCGGCGTCGCCGGCGTGGAGGGTTGCGAACGGAACTGCCCGGTCGGACGCCGCCGCAGTGTCGAGCACCCACTCGTTCAGCTCTCGTGCCACGCCCGGCCTGTGTGCGTACGGCAACACGACGTACTCCGCGACGCCCGCCTCCCGGAGCACCGCCTCGACTCCCTCGCGGTCGGCCGGGTGTGGGAACTCCCACCCCATCGACTCAGACAGCGACGTTCTGATCGCCCGCATCAGCCGCGGCGGCATCAGGTGTGTGTGGCAGTCGATCGCACCGACGAACGGTGACTGTGACTCTGGCACGTAATTCGATACCACACCACACGGAAAGGCTCTGTCGGTCACTGTCGTCCGGATCGGCGGACGACCGTCACCGTCGTCGAGGTGCGCCAGACGACTGTCACCGTCGTCCAAGTACGTCGGACGACCATCACAGTCGTCCGGATCGGCAGACGACCGTCACCGTCGTCGAGGCACGGCGGACGGCCCTCTCGGCGACGCTGCCGAGCAACACCCGGGAGACGCGGTCGCGGCCGTGGCTCCCAGGACCTCGCGGCAGTGTGGGCTCTTACACGGGGTATTTCATTTCGCACACGGGGGGAAGAGTGGGTGTCGTCCGTGCTCACGTCCAGATTTCATTTCGCACACGGGGGGAGGAGTGGGTGTCGTTCGTACTCACGTCCAGATTTCATTTCGCACACGGGGTGTGGGGTGCCGACTCGACGGAGGTGTGAGACCGAACGCGGGGGCTTTTCATTTCGCACACGGGGGATTCGAGGGTACCTATCGGCACAACGACGTTGCCCACCGACGGGAGTGGTCGCCTTGACGGTGATGGGCGGCAGTCTCTCGGTCTGCGTGGGCACGACCACGGACGCCCGTGCGTTGTCGTCGGGGAGCTCGACGACCCACTCGGCGCCCGCGGGTACTTGACGGAACGTACTGGAGTCGTCGACTCCGTCACGGTCTCCACAGTCGTCAGCCAACCCGGAGACCGCACGGATCGCCGTCGCCACCGACGGCGCGAACGACGACAGTTGGGTCGTCTCGGCCGAACGACCCAGTTCGTCGGCGTCGGCCACGTCGGCGACCCCGAGCGCGTACGGGTGGGCCGGACGGTCTGTGTCGTCTCGAAGTCCACTTGCTCGACTTCGAACACGTGGGTCACGCCGGCGACACTCCAGGATGCCGCCCCGAGGGCACTCTGAAGGGAGCGCCTCCTCTTCGTTCCGTTCGTTTCTGGTGGTTCGATTTGGACTCAAATGGTTCTGCTCCGATCTGGTGTCGAGTAGTTCTGCTATCCGGTGTCTACTGCCGATCCAGTGTCGTGTCCGGTTCGTGAGAGC of the Halobaculum sp. MBLA0143 genome contains:
- a CDS encoding PaaI family thioesterase; translation: MTDTHGDGEANADDDTETRTETVRRLYERLPLHRALDVHVEEVTEERAVVTVPFREELVGDPDRGVLHGGALSTTVDLTGAAVFVGLCGAYTPTVDLRVNYLEAAPRAPLSATATVERAGTSTGVARVEVVADDTVCATGTGVYRLVD
- a CDS encoding amidohydrolase family protein: MPESQSPFVGAIDCHTHLMPPRLMRAIRTSLSESMGWEFPHPADREGVEAVLREAGVAEYVVLPYAHRPGVARELNEWVLDTAAASDRAVPFATLHAGDADPRATVQAAFDAGARGLKIQCPVQGFGPADPRIEGALAAAAERGRPALFHAGTAPASLDSPHVGVEAFERVVERHPELRVLCAHLGTYDWPAFVELARDHDTVFLDTAFACSPTAADAAAAVGVDYEPDDVPDAVFEELAGQIVYGSDYPNVPHSYADERRHLLSRSLSTEATTQLFRGAAERFLGR
- a CDS encoding phenylacetate--CoA ligase family protein translates to MYDTETLTALREQLAAVADHDLYRDRFADAGVQPADVETWAAFESVPFTTAEDLVDDFEADPPTGSTYDGAAMVTFSPMGDGLRPVIDTTGDIGHQAEANAEVLRRAGVAPDDRVAVTFGYDLFGTGYVFHRALEELGAEVFPLGPGDSEQTAATIQQFDLDGLVGNPSFALKLGEAGARVDTFLGAGEPFTSVPGRRAAVKNALDATTAVDYFGTRHAMPVAAETAAEDGLVVCSDYAVVEIVDPDTGERLEPGERGELVVTHTAKEGVPLVRYRTGDLADLAVRDGTVVLPDGVVGRTDERLKVKGVKLYPESVETVLAGFDDLTGEYRVTVSRPETTDRLEVVCEGDADTDRLRAALSDRLLVAPDGVRTVAELDEPGVVDDRV
- a CDS encoding branched-chain amino acid ABC transporter permease; amino-acid sequence: MPCGEYFTDYESRMGLFRWRIQRIALVAGLPIPFLVPLLAEGGTLTLLSQAYIFAVAVLGLNVILGYAGEIVLAQGAFMAIGAYTTSRIVTTGVGLLPALAAGGAVAATVAVGFGLPSFRVKGFYIAISTLALQFVSEWFFNNGQAAWIHGGSQQQLPSSVGLVGPFLEVSGTNAKYYLALVAMLVFALLSLNLSRTGIGKTLRAIHENDLSAAVLGVDVFRNKLVAFALGGFAVGVAGGLYGYQIGFISPGYFTLSLTLEHYVMLLFGGLGYVWGALLGVGVVTVVQEYLRQILGVAADLTGLNATATVPVFFGSIIIVVLAVEPRGVLAALGKVKEYLQQWPFAYD
- a CDS encoding branched-chain amino acid ABC transporter permease, yielding MSELSTFFDIAVSGVGLGALYALVAMGFSLIYKVTGVLNFAQGQIAMVGAYSVVIFGTTSLLPTALPAAAALGVTILVGLLLGLALERVVFRPFIGEPVLSIIIVTLALGSILEGSIAFLFGRNFKAYPSALTVDWSVSLPLGASIQGAYAMAVVAALAVVGLLIAFFKRSVVGSILRASASDEQAAMALGVSIERTVALAWTISITITAIGGILLAVSSGGAAFSIETTGIIIFAAVVFGGLDSILGAFVGSIVVGLLQELGSYYLEGGTAVFLPGTGIQANLGAGFGEILPMLFLLAVIVVKPYGLFGTERIERL